TGGCCACTGCCGCCGCTGTTCGAATTGATCGACGATGATCTCGAATGCGAGCGGTAGTTGGAGGGTGGAGGCATCAACTCAGAAGCATTGGTGTTTGTATTGCTTCCTCCACTGTTATTGCCACCGCTATTTTTAGATGGATAGCTATATTGTTGTGTCATCTGCTGCGCTTGCATAATCTGTTTCTGTTGCAATTGCACCTGCTCCAACTGGCGCTGGAGATTATATTGCTCTACCATGAGTGTGGTCAACTCACTTGGCGAACGTCTATGTGCAATATGTAAGTTTCTTGGTTTCTTGGACCCAGCTCCCTCGCTAGACCCCGGGTTGCTCAAGTTATCAGAGCTATTGTTATGGCTTCCACTGTTATTATCAGCACTCATTTTTTCTCTTATCTTTCGCTTTCTATCAAATTAATTGACTGCGTGTcgtattaataattattctCTCCTCGTAAACAaaatacttgaattttCAGTAAGTACTACTATGTATAACCGTCTTCTATAATCTAATATCAATCTCTTACCTTCAATTATCTTCGATTGATGTActcaaatataaataattgcaaaaaagtCTTATTCTTGTTTGCCGCTACTTTTTTATCAAAGGATTGGACGTGTCCCTAAATAAGTCCACTCAATACTGTATTAATTCTATAATGAAAGTAATCAATTATGCAATATATCAGTAGtatcaattatataataataatcttcCAATTACTGgtaattatattaattactAAAAGACACTTGctatcaattttgaaggAATTAAGGAGTTAACAGgttttatataaaatttttgtaGATAAAATCCTCAAGAGTGGTCACACTGCGAAACTGCGCACAAAATGGGTCCAGAACATATTTACCAACCTTCACACATACACATTTTCCACCTACTAGAAACTGGGTAATAGAGGATTAGATGAGTATGTAGTGGACGTAGTCAAGGGAagtataatattattatttacgGAAAAGGCTGAAAATGGCAAGCAATAACATTATGTGCGTAAATACTTATAATTGCATTGTAATGAGCAGAGATGCATGTAGCAGTAGATACACGTTTTAAGAGGCCAATTGTATTAAATAGGTATCactatatattaaatgagACCAATTCACACTCAAGAGTGGTGAGGTCTAATAAGACGATTTGGCCAGTCTGCGAAAAATCAGGGATACTGATAAGAGTAATTTGAGCGGTTTCGTGGTTATCGTGGTCTTTTTGTAAGTTAATGGTTTTTGTATGGTACAGCTTTTGATTTCCGACGAAATAGACGTGGGGGGTTTCATCCGCGAGGGTGAATGGGTCTGCATTATCAAATGGGTAGCAGTAGAGGGTGTCTGGGGCTGTAGGAATGATATTCTGCCACTTGATGTTTGATTCCATGATGGTGAGGACGACTTGCGGATCGGTGAGGGTTTCGGCAGTTAAGTACTTCAAGATATCGCTGATATTCTGACCCGATGTCCCCAAGAGACGTAACCCGCTTTCTTGGACTTCCATCCACGTCGGATTGGTTAGGGTTTGTAGTGTAGAGCCTCCGACGTACCGTTTGTTGGACAGAAAAATCGACTTGTGAAGTGGCTGCTGAGGCAAGCATATTTCAGCTGGATCGTTGTTACCGGGcattattgatattggcACCGACGGCAACAAATCAGTTATGAATTTGTCCAAGCTCTTCAACGAGTCCGTATTAAACTTAGAGATATTTTTAGATCCATAATTATTAGTGGTGAAGAAGTCGTCATCTACAGTCTCCTCAATTGGGGCGATTGAGTCTCCAGCTATGACCAAGCGTGATATATACGATGCCGCTTGAGTGTCCGTGTTGCATCCTAACTCACCCGTTAGATATTGCTTTAATAACTCTATCTTTATATCGTGATTAGCTTCATCACATAATTTGAGTCCCGATACAAACGCAATCTTACtgttttcttttttggGGGCCACAAGAGGTTTTTGCGGTGATACCGAAGGATAAACAACGTCCATTATCTCAAAGATACCAGCTTGGATCTCAATTCCTAATATTGCAACAATGCATCCGGTcaccaaaatattcttctttaagaAATCGTCGTTGTTTAAAATAGCTCTACCTGACTCATCTTCCAACATAACGACGGGCATTTCTTTCACTTCTGATAATGTATAAGTTTCAGGAACCTTTGGTAACACGTCATCCACCCCATTTTCAACATCctgcaaaatattcaatttattcttcatGTCAGAAAATATAGTACCACTTACCCAGCATAACTGCCCACTAGATATatctaatattttatctctTTTAGTTACAGTTTGTCCATTGACCTTCTTGGTCCCATCACCCCATTTATTTAACGCATTATTGTCCACACTTTGCTTTAAAATCGATAATCTATACTGATACATTGAATAAAACTGTTTGTCATATTTGCGTTCTTTAGCCTttaaatcataatcattttgtttatcaaattcttccaGAAGTTCAACATGAGCTCTATCTACTATGTGTCCAGAAACATCTATATCActattgatatatttttggAATGACATCTGTACAGTAGTttataatatcattaaaaataagttcaatcttttttttttggtgtAATTAAGTACGCGTTTTATCTTGATCTACAacaaatttcatttaatttacCATTTACATTAAAATACATAATAAAAGAAGCTATATCAAGATGGTGTGTAGAACTATATAAAAGATGCAGAAAATTACCAAAGCTGTTATCAACTTAGGCTCTCTTTTGCTTTTTATGCTTTTTCTCTATAGATTTACCACTGGCACCAATAGTAATATTAACTTTAGGAGGAACATCAAAACCAAAggattttgcaacttttaCTAAATCTAACTTATCAATTTGATACACTGTCTTCAAGTGATGTGATGCATAAGCTTGTAAATATGATCTATAACCATCCTTAGCAGATTGGTGTAACCAGTAATTACCTTTAATTAACTTGGTTAATTGAGATTGAACATTAGCGATCTTATTGGTTGGGAATTCGTATTCATTTAAAGGAACATTAGCTGCCTTCAAGTATCTCAAGAAACCTAATTCAGATGGTGTTAAAAACATCAATGATTTACCCTTACCAGCAGTACCTCTGGCAGTTCTACCGACTCTGTGGATATAGTCCCTTGGATCATCAGGTGGATCGAATTGGATAATCCAGTCAACAGCTGGGATATCTAAACCTCTAGCGGCCACATCCGTACATATTAAAATACCTTGTGTGGCATTACAGAATTCGAAGAAAGTATTGGTACGCTTCTGCTGCTTTTGTTTACCATGCAAATCCAATACTGGTAAATCgatataattcaataattcaccGAAATATTTTACACAGttacaagaagaaaggAACACaataatcttctttttcacgtttcttttcaaaaatgaaaataagaGTAAGAATCTTTTGTCAGATTCACATACAACATAACCTTGTTCTAAACCAGCAACAGTAGAAGCTTCCGATTCAGAAGCAACATTGATGTATAATGGGCCAGGTCTTAATGAAATTCTGGCTAAATCTTCAACCTTTGTAGTTTGAGTTGCCGAGAATAACATAGATTGTCTATCTTCGTTTGgcaaaattttgataatctgcttcatttcttcttcgaaaCCTATTTCTAAAATTCTATCTGCTTCATCAATAACTAATGCCTTTACATTCTTGAAAACAAAACCCTGGGTGTTTTGCAAGTGATCTAATAATCTTCCTGGAGTAGCAATTAACAAGTTAACACCCTTCATCAACTTTTCTGCTTCCTGTCTTCTATTGGCACCCCCAATAACAATACCGAATGTTTGACTATGGTGGGCCATTAATTCTCTAGCAACACCGAAAATCTGTAATGCTAATTCTCTGGTTGGCGATACAACAACGACACCAGTTCCGTTTCTAGGCTTGAATCTTAAAGAATACAACATCTCGATGGCTGGAATCAAAAACGCCAATGTCTTTCCTGAACCGGTCTTGGCTGCTCCTAACACATCACGGCCCGCTAATAACGGTGGGATGGTCTTGGCTTGAACCTGTGTCATTTTACTGAATCCCATATCCTTGATGGCCTTTAATGTAGGTTCGGATAACCCAGCCTCTTCGAAATTATCGGTCACTATATCATCGTGATTAGATTCTGCGGTTGGTTTAGTCAATTCTCTGgttctttcttcttcctgAATCTTTTTTTcctttttcttatctttcttAGCTTCTGGATCTTTAATGTCGTCTCCTAATAATTCTGCTACCTCGTCGAAGTCGTCATCCAACTCTTCAACTAATTTTTCGTTATCTGATTCTGAAGAATCAGaagattcttcttcatgTTCTCTTTTTCTAGATTCAACCTTCTTGGATGGTTGAACCTTTGCTGGTTTAGGAGATCTTCCAGTTTTTGACTTAGAACTCACTGCCATGGTCTCTTGTATGAATACTATCTATCAAAAAATGTTCTACCACTGTTAAAGGAATTTTTTCAGTCTCATCTCATCGttaacaaaaatatttcttctatataaattttgcGTCACGTGCAATATCACATAGCGGGTTTGGAATATTAGTCAAGATCAGCCTACGAATAGCTAAGTCCTACTTTATAAACTATTGGCATTATCACGGAATTTACTAGCATATAGACATAGAATGGCTTCGTATTCTGTTAATTCTACTAAATCTTTCATGCAGGCGATGCAGCCTATGATAGAAATGTTAAATACTTTGCCGGTGCCATCAAATGAAAAGATACCTAGGATAGACAATGAGAACAATAAAATCACACCGATCGgtaatatattaaatagaTTCCATGGTATTTCTACGGATGTGTTAGATCGTATAGTGGATGCTAGCCAAGGtgctaataataatgcagTCAAAGTAATTGAGGAAGATTGCGCAAAGATAAGTAAGGATCGAGGTGAACATCCAAACGAAGTGTTTGATAtggtgaaaaatattttggcTTTGAGTCCTGGAGATGAGGAGTTACAATCGTCTTTGTTTGATATTCTAGGGTTTGGAGAGTTTGAATTGATATCCAAAATTGTGCAGAACAAGTCGCAATTAGTAGCATCTGACGATACTAGTGACGGAAATGAACAAAGATTTTTGACGCCGGAAGAGAGAGCCCAACAGCTAATTGAAAACCATGAACGTGCTAAGAATCAGAAACTAGGCCCTAAGCAACTCCGTCAAGAATATCCACATGTTTTTAAGAAGCCCGATGTAGGTAATATGTTGTCAATAACGGGTAAAAAGTTTGCATTACCTGTTGGTACTACCAGAGACAGTTATGCTACCCATGAGGAGATAGTCATTCCATACCcagaaaatgaatcaaacAAGTGGATATCAGACGATGAGCTTGTCCAAATTGACCAATTGGACTTCATTTGCAAAGGaactttcaataattattCTAACCTTAACAAGATGCAAAGTTTGGTGTTTCCAGTTGCATATAAtactaatgaaaatatgCTTGTCTGTGCTCCGACAGGTGCTGGTAAGACAGATGTAGCCTTGTTGGCCATTTTGCATGCCATCAATCAATTCGTTACTGAAACAGTAGGCGAAGATGGTGATATTACTGTAGATATTgattatgatgaatttaaaattatttatgtCGCCCCATTGAAGGCATTGGCTGCcgaaattgttgataaatttaGCAAGAAGCTTCAATGGCTTGGAATTAGTGTCCGAGAATTAACGGGTGATATGCAATTATCAAGACTGGAAATCATGACTACACAAGTTATTGTTACCACGCCCGAAAAGTGGGATGTTGTTACAAGAAAACTGAATGGTGACAATGAATTAGTTGCGAAGGTTAAGTTGCTTATCATCGATGAAGTACATTTATTGCATGAAGACAGAGGTTCTGTCATTGAAACATTAGTAGCACGTACTTTAAGGCAAGTTGAAAGTACACAGCTGATGATCAGAGTAATTGGGCTATCAGCGACTTTGCCAAATTACAAAGATGTTGCTGATTTTTTAGGTGTTAATAGATCTATTGGTATGTTTTACTTTGATCAATCATTTAGACCATGCCCTttacaacaacaattatTGGGTGTTCGTGGTAAGTCTGGTTCCAAAATGGCTAGAgagaatattgataaaatatcatatgAAAagttaattcaatatattgatCAGGGACTTCAGGTTATGGTGTTTGTCCATTCTCGTAAAGACACTGTTAAAACTTCACGTACATTTATTTCAATGGCACAATCTTTTAATGAGCTTGGACTGTTTGATGCATCACAAACTTGTGAATCTTATGACAGGTTTAGTAGAGAAATGACCAACAAGAATAGAAATAGAGATATGAAggaattatttcaatacGGGTTTGGGGTTCATCATGCTGGTATGTTGAGATCTGACCGTAACCTTACTGAAAAAATGTTTACCAGTGGTGCTATCAAGGTACTTTGTTGTACTTCTACTTTAGCTTGGGGTGTAAATTTGCCTGCAGCTGTTGTCATTGTTAAGGGTACACAAGTTTATGACTCAAAGCAAGGTGGTTTTATTGACTTAGGAATTTCTGATGTAATCCAAATTTTTGGTCGTGCTGGTAGACctcaatttgaaaagttcGGTACTGGTATTTTATGTACCACAAGTGATAGGTTAGACCACTATGTTTCATTGATCACTCAACAGCATCCCATAGAATCTAGATTAAGTGACAAATTGATCGATAACTTAAACGCCGAGATTTCTTTGGGGAGTGTTACCAATGTTGAAGAGGGTGTTCAATGGTTGGGTTATACATATATGATGGTTCGTATGCGCCAAAATCCATTTGCTTATGGTATCGAATGGAAGGAGTTACAAGAGGATCCGTTATTACACAATAGGCGTCGTTCAATGATAACATCTGCAGCAAGAAGACTTCACGAATTACAAATGATTATATTTGACGAAAATTCAGGAGCATTGAATTCCAAGGACTTAGGAAGAATTGCATCTGATTTCTACTTATTGAACAACTCAGTTGAAATTTTTAACCAAATGATTAATCCTAAGGCAACAGAAGCtgatattctttcaatgaTAAGTATGAGTAGCGAGTTTGACAGTATAAAAttaagagaagaagaagttgaagaattgaaaaaattgtcTGAAACTGACGTTCCTTGTCAAATTGGTGGAGATATTGAGTCAGCCCACGGAAAgacaaatatattaatcCAATCATATGTTTCTCAAGCTACTATAAAAGACTCCGCTTTGATATCCGACTGTAATTATGTGGCTCAAAATTCTGCAAGAATTTGTAGGGCCTTGTTTTTGATTGGTATGAATAGGAGATGGGGAAGCTTTGCAAAAATTATGTTATCCATTTGTAAGTCTATTGATAAGAGAATATGGGCGTTTGATCACCCCTTAACTCAATTCGATCTTCCAGAACAtgttttgaagaatattcgATCTAAGAACCCTTCTATGgatatattgaaagatatgGAAGCTGGAGAATTAGGTGATCTAGTGCACAATAATAAAGTAGGTGGAATTCTTTATAAGTTGATCTCTAGATTTCCTTGCTTGGAAATTGAATCAGAAATCTTTCCAATTACTGCTAATGTCATGCGTATTCATATAAACTTAGAGCCTGACTTTGTGTGGGACGAAAGATACCATGGTAACGCTCAAATGTTTTGGATTACTGTTGAAGAATCCGATAATTCAGATATTTTACACGTTGAAAagtttattttgaataaaagaCAAATGAAGAGTCCCCATGAAATGGATTTCATGATACCATTGACAGACCCGTTACCTCCTCAAATAGTTGTTAGAATTATTTCTGACTCTTGGATTGGTTCCGAAACTGTCCACACTATTTCATTTCAACATCTTATAAGACCTTCTAATGAAAGCATAAGAACTGACTTATTAAGGTTGCAGCCTTTGCCAATTACAGCGTTGCATAATCCTGAAATCGAAGCTATATACTCGAGCAAGTTCCGTTACTTTAATCCAATGCAAACTATGACCTTTCATTCTCTATATAATACTAATGATAGTATATTTGTTGGTTCCCCTACTGGTTCTGGTAAAACAGTTGTTGCTGAACTTGCAATTTGGCATGCGTTTAGAGATTTTCCTGGTACAAAAGTTGTTTATATTGCACCGATGAAAGCTTTGGTTAGAGAAAGAGTTGATGATTGGAGAGCCAGAATTTCACGTAATACCAAGCACAAATTAGTTGAATTAACTGGTGACTCCTTACCTGAAGCAAAGGATGTTAGGGCGGCGGatattatcattaccaCACCAGAAAAATTCGATGGTATTTCTCGTAATTGGCAGACTAGAAAATTTGTGCAACAGGTTTCCTTGGTTATTATGGAtgaaattcatttattagCAAGTGATCGTGGTCCTATTTTAGAAATGATTGTCAGTCGTATGAACTATATTTCCTCTCAAACCAAGAAGCCAATTAGGCTTTTGGGTATGTCAACTGCTGTCTCTAATGCAATGGACATGGCAGATTGGTTATCTGTGAAAGATGGATTATTTAACTTTCCCCAGTCTGTTCGTCCAGTCCCGTTGCAGATGTATATTGATGGTTTTCCAGATAATTTAGCATTTTGTCCATTAATGAAAACTATGAATAAGCCAGCTTTCATGGCTATAAAGCAACATTCACCTAATAAGCCTGTACTTATTTTTGTTGCCTCTCGTCGTCAAACTCGTTTGACTGCTTTGGATCTTATTCATTTATGTGGTATGGAATCCAATCCTCGAAGAtttcttaatattaatgacATCGAATTACTggaaattttggaaaacGTTAAAGATGATACATTGAGGCTTTCATTACAATTTGGTATGGGTTTGCATCATGCTGGTTTAGTTGAATCGGATCGTCAAATTTCTCATAAACTTTTTGAAGCCGGTaaaatccaaattttgGTAGCCACGTCTACCTTGGCCTGGGGTGTTAACTTACCTGCTCATTTAGTGATTATTAAAGGTACTCAATTCTTTGATGCCAAGATTGAAGCATACAGAGATATGGACTTAACTGATATCCTACAAATGATGGGTCGTGCAGGTCGTCCATCATTTGATACAAGTGGTACTGCTATAGTATATACTAAAGAATCTAAGAAGGTGTTTTACAAGCATTTTTTGAATCTAGGCTTCCCTGTGGAATCATCCTTGCATAAAGTTTTGGATAACCATATTGGTGCAGAAATCTCTGCTGGAACTATTAACACTAGACAAGAAGCTATGGACTTCTTAACATGGACTTTCTTATACAGGAGAGCACACAATAATCCAACTTATTACGGAATTGAAGACGTTAGTATGTATGGAATCTCCAAGTATTTGGCTGGGTTAATTGATCAAACGATAGAAAACCTAATGGAATCGAAGTGTGTAATAATCACGGGTAAGGATAAACTTGTCGCAACTCCATTCTTGCATATTTCATCGTATTATTATCTTTCGCATAAAACTATAAGGAACTtagttaataaaattttcaaagagGCAACATTCAGAGATTGTTTGAGA
This is a stretch of genomic DNA from Debaryomyces hansenii CBS767 chromosome G complete sequence. It encodes these proteins:
- a CDS encoding DEHA2G20372p (similar to uniprot|Q03532 Saccharomyces cerevisiae YMR290C HAS1 ATP-dependent RNA helicase): MAVSSKSKTGRSPKPAKVQPSKKVESRKREHEEESSDSSESDNEKLVEELDDDFDEVAELLGDDIKDPEAKKDKKKEKKIQEEERTRELTKPTAESNHDDIVTDNFEEAGLSEPTLKAIKDMGFSKMTQVQAKTIPPLLAGRDVLGAAKTGSGKTLAFLIPAIEMLYSLRFKPRNGTGVVVVSPTRELALQIFGVARELMAHHSQTFGIVIGGANRRQEAEKLMKGVNLLIATPGRLLDHLQNTQGFVFKNVKALVIDEADRILEIGFEEEMKQIIKILPNEDRQSMLFSATQTTKVEDLARISLRPGPLYINVASESEASTVAGLEQGYVVCESDKRFLLLFSFLKRNVKKKIIVFLSSCNCVKYFGELLNYIDLPVLDLHGKQKQQKRTNTFFEFCNATQGILICTDVAARGLDIPAVDWIIQFDPPDDPRDYIHRVGRTARGTAGKGKSLMFLTPSELGFLRYLKAANVPLNEYEFPTNKIANVQSQLTKLIKGNYWLHQSAKDGYRSYLQAYASHHLKTVYQIDKLDLVKVAKSFGFDVPPKVNITIGASGKSIEKKHKKQKRA
- a CDS encoding DEHA2G20350p (similar to uniprot|P46957 Saccharomyces cerevisiae YJR006W HYS2 DNA polymerase III (delta) 55 kDa subunit); this translates as MSFQKYINSDIDVSGHIVDRAHVELSEEFDKQNDYDLKAKERKYDKQFYSMYQYRLSILKQSVDNNALNKWGDGTKKVNGQTVTKRDKILDISSGQLCWVSGTIFSDMKNKLNILQDVENGVDDVLPKVPETYTLSEVKEMPVVMLEDESGRAILNNDDFLKKNILVTGCIVAILGIEIQAGIFEIMDVVYPSVSPQKPLVAPKKENSKIAFVSGLKLCDEANHDIKIELLKQYLTGELGCNTDTQAASYISRLVIAGDSIAPIEETVDDDFFTTNNYGSKNISKFNTDSLKSLDKFITDLLPSVPISIMPGNNDPAEICLPQQPLHKSIFSSNKRYVGGSTLQTLTNPTWMEVQESGLRLLGTSGQNISDILKYLTAETLTDPQVVLTIMESNIKWQNIIPTAPDTLYCYPFDNADPFTLADETPHVYFVGNQKSYHTKTINLQKDHDNHETAQITLISIPDFSQTGQIVLLDLTTLECELVSFNI
- a CDS encoding DEHA2G20394p (similar to uniprot|P53327 Saccharomyces cerevisiae YGR271W SLH1 SKI2-like helicase); its protein translation is MASYSVNSTKSFMQAMQPMIEMLNTLPVPSNEKIPRIDNENNKITPIGNILNRFHGISTDVLDRIVDASQGANNNAVKVIEEDCAKISKDRGEHPNEVFDMVKNILALSPGDEELQSSLFDILGFGEFELISKIVQNKSQLVASDDTSDGNEQRFLTPEERAQQLIENHERAKNQKLGPKQLRQEYPHVFKKPDVGNMLSITGKKFALPVGTTRDSYATHEEIVIPYPENESNKWISDDELVQIDQLDFICKGTFNNYSNLNKMQSLVFPVAYNTNENMLVCAPTGAGKTDVALLAILHAINQFVTETVGEDGDITVDIDYDEFKIIYVAPLKALAAEIVDKFSKKLQWLGISVRELTGDMQLSRSEIMTTQVIVTTPEKWDVVTRKSNGDNELVAKVKLLIIDEVHLLHEDRGSVIETLVARTLRQVESTQSMIRVIGLSATLPNYKDVADFLGVNRSIGMFYFDQSFRPCPLQQQLLGVRGKSGSKMARENIDKISYEKLIQYIDQGLQVMVFVHSRKDTVKTSRTFISMAQSFNELGSFDASQTCESYDRFSREMTNKNRNRDMKELFQYGFGVHHAGMLRSDRNLTEKMFTSGAIKVLCCTSTLAWGVNLPAAVVIVKGTQVYDSKQGGFIDLGISDVIQIFGRAGRPQFEKFGTGILCTTSDRLDHYVSLITQQHPIESRLSDKLIDNLNAEISLGSVTNVEEGVQWLGYTYMMVRMRQNPFAYGIEWKELQEDPLLHNRRRSMITSAARRLHELQMIIFDENSGALNSKDLGRIASDFYLLNNSVEIFNQMINPKATEADILSMISMSSEFDSIKLREEEVEELKKLSETDVPCQIGGDIESAHGKTNILIQSYVSQATIKDSALISDCNYVAQNSARICRALFLIGMNRRWGSFAKIMLSICKSIDKRIWAFDHPLTQFDLPEHVLKNIRSKNPSMDILKDMEAGELGDLVHNNKVGGILYKLISRFPCLEIESEIFPITANVMRIHINLEPDFVWDERYHGNAQMFWITVEESDNSDILHVEKFILNKRQMKSPHEMDFMIPLTDPLPPQIVVRIISDSWIGSETVHTISFQHLIRPSNESIRTDLLRLQPLPITALHNPEIEAIYSSKFRYFNPMQTMTFHSLYNTNDSIFVGSPTGSGKTVVAELAIWHAFRDFPGTKVVYIAPMKALVRERVDDWRARISRNTKHKLVELTGDSLPEAKDVRAADIIITTPEKFDGISRNWQTRKFVQQVSLVIMDEIHLLASDRGPILEMIVSRMNYISSQTKKPIRLLGMSTAVSNAMDMADWLSVKDGLFNFPQSVRPVPLQMYIDGFPDNLAFCPLMKTMNKPAFMAIKQHSPNKPVLIFVASRRQTRLTALDLIHLCGMESNPRRFLNINDIELSEILENVKDDTLRLSLQFGMGLHHAGLVESDRQISHKLFEAGKIQILVATSTLAWGVNLPAHLVIIKGTQFFDAKIEAYRDMDLTDILQMMGRAGRPSFDTSGTAIVYTKESKKVFYKHFLNLGFPVESSLHKVLDNHIGAEISAGTINTRQEAMDFLTWTFLYRRAHNNPTYYGIEDVSMYGISKYLAGLIDQTIENLMESKCVIITGKDKLVATPFLHISSYYYLSHKTIRNLVNKIFKEATFRDCLRWLCEATEYDELATRHGEELINMEMSQAMRYPAEDLECEFIWDPHVKSYLLIQAFISRVELPIADYAQDTVSILDQALRILQAYIDAASELGYLKTVLTFIELMQCIKQRYWYDNDPVSALPGLSLFKLPDSNHTEDSKKSKHVTQLSDVGKMNYGKLSHFASNLGVRGTPGGDGTITSDEDAKNEFVRIASHLPTGKVNIFQEVSDQLHFELTHDNRPLNNDFKMYCPHFPKPQRESWFVILCDESLDELLLIKRASPKLIGKKGKVSCILDIPEDLKGRIVTVLCVNDAINIQYSVKQELL